One part of the Solea solea chromosome 16, fSolSol10.1, whole genome shotgun sequence genome encodes these proteins:
- the slc25a17l gene encoding peroxisomal membrane protein PMP34: MSGSGGSIDGLLSYETLVHAMAGAAGSVTAMTVFFPLDTAKSRLQVDEKRKAKTTPVILAEIVKEEGLQSLYRGWFPVISSLCCSNFVYFYTFNTLKKLMAAGPGKSGPGKDLLMGIVAGVVNVVLTTPMWVVNTRLKLQGVKFRNEDLHQTHYRGIFDAFSQIISNEGVRTLWNGTLPSLILVLNPAVQFMFYEAMKRKAGKGGRKISSAQIFLIGAIAKAVATTATYPLQTIQAILRFGQYKGDGEGGVTGSLSNIFSMFMERVKRNGVLGLYKGLEAKLLQTVLTAALMFVVYEKITAATFKVMGLSKKLKQ; this comes from the exons ATGTCGGGGAGCGGCGGTTCGATTGACGGTCTCCTCTCTTATGAAACGCTGGTTCATGCCATGGCAGGTGCAGCG GGGAGTGTGACCGCCATGACCGTCTTTTTTCCTTTGGACACGGCCAAAAGCCGACTGCAGG TGGATGAGAAGCGAAAGGCAAAGACCACACCCGTCATCCTGGCTGAAATAGTGAAAGAAGAAGGCCT TCAGTCTCTGTACAGAGGCTGGTTCCCGGTCATCTCCAGCCTTTGCTGCTCCAACTTTGTCTACTTCTACACCTTCAACACGCTGAAGAAGCTGATGGCTGCTGGTCCAGGAAAGTCCGGACCTGGCAAAGACCTGCTCATGGGGATCGTAGCAG GAGTGGTGAACGTGGTCCTGACCACTCCCATGTGGGTGGTCAACACTCGACTGAAGCTGCAAGGGGTGAAGTTCCGAAATGAAGATCTCCACCAGACGCACTACAGGGGCATATTTG ATGCTTTCTCACAGATCATTTCCAACGAGGGAGTACGAACTCTGTGGAACGGCACTCTGCCCTCGCTCATCCTCGTCCTCAACCCGGCTGTACAGTTCATGTTCTACGAAGCCATGAAGAGGAAAGCGGGCAAAGGAGGGAGGAAG ATCTCCTCAGCACAGATCTTTCTCATCGGAGCTATCGCCAAGGCCGTTGCCACGACAGCGACGTATCCTCTTCAGACCATTCAAGCCATCCTGAGG TTCGGTCAGTACAAAGGCGACGGAGAGGGCGGCGTGACTGGAAGCCTCTCAAACATTTTCTCCATGTTCATGGAGAGGGTTAA GAGGAATGGTGTCCTCGGTTTGTACAAAGGCCTGGAGGCCAAGCTGCTGCAGACGGTGCTGACGGCCGCCCTCATGTTTGTCGTGTACGAGAAGATCACTGCGGCTACGTTCAAAGTCATGGGTCTAAGTAAGAAATTGAAGCAGTGA